A part of Acidisarcina sp. genomic DNA contains:
- a CDS encoding rhomboid family intramembrane serine protease: MPRTAGIMTFPEFRGFTRKLILWNLGVFFFLLVLGLVARGAAATIVGYTALVPAMVAHGAIWQLVTYSFLHQGLLNTALEMLSLWFLGSFLEQFHGSRWMGELYFISVIGSGVTAVALSFALAPSMGFAGVAIMGSFGGLFGLLIAFGVLHGDMEFMLFPLPVQIKAKYLVTVYLLIAFASFFLSDRIYALAQLGGALCGFLYVKTAPRRGIFSGASDRYFDLRNSYYKWKRRRAARKFEVYMRKQNREVHFDQEGRYIDPDRNQNPKDKRWMN; the protein is encoded by the coding sequence ATGCCACGTACCGCCGGTATCATGACCTTCCCTGAGTTCCGCGGCTTTACCCGCAAGCTCATTCTGTGGAACCTCGGAGTCTTTTTCTTTCTGCTCGTGCTGGGACTCGTTGCCCGCGGTGCTGCGGCAACCATCGTCGGCTACACTGCGCTGGTTCCGGCAATGGTGGCTCACGGCGCCATCTGGCAACTGGTCACGTACAGCTTTCTGCATCAGGGTCTGCTTAACACTGCGCTGGAGATGCTGTCGCTGTGGTTCCTGGGCAGTTTTCTGGAGCAGTTCCACGGCTCGCGGTGGATGGGTGAGCTGTACTTCATCTCCGTGATCGGCTCGGGGGTTACGGCGGTCGCGCTCTCTTTTGCGCTGGCTCCGTCGATGGGGTTTGCGGGCGTCGCCATCATGGGTTCCTTCGGCGGACTCTTCGGCCTGCTGATCGCCTTCGGCGTGCTGCATGGGGATATGGAGTTCATGCTCTTCCCGCTGCCGGTGCAGATCAAGGCAAAGTACCTGGTAACGGTGTATCTGCTGATTGCCTTTGCCAGCTTTTTTCTGAGCGACCGGATCTACGCGCTGGCGCAACTTGGCGGCGCGCTCTGCGGATTCCTCTATGTGAAGACAGCGCCGCGGCGCGGCATCTTCTCCGGCGCAAGCGACCGCTACTTTGACCTGCGGAACAGCTACTACAAATGGAAGCGGCGGCGCGCGGCCCGCAAGTTCGAGGTCTACATGCGCAAGCAGAACCGCGAGGTTCACTTTGACCAGGAGGGCCGCTACATCGATCCGGACCGGAACCAGAATCCAAAAGATAAGCGGTGGATGAATTAG
- a CDS encoding O-methyltransferase, whose amino-acid sequence MNQEQWTAVEHYIADQVVKKDEVLDAVIAASDAAGMPAIQISPNHGKLLNLLVRMNKARSILEIGTLAGYSTIWMARGLPADGRLITLEFEPKHAAVARANMARAGLADRVEVRVGAALKTLPLLAAERLGPFDLIFIDADKGNYPGYFEWAMKLARKGSLIVADNAVQEGRIADASCEDSNVKGIRRFIELLSAEPRVSATILQTVGSHGYDGLAIGLVTSD is encoded by the coding sequence ATGAATCAAGAGCAGTGGACGGCAGTCGAGCACTACATCGCGGACCAGGTGGTGAAGAAGGACGAGGTGCTGGACGCTGTGATTGCGGCCTCCGATGCTGCGGGAATGCCTGCGATCCAGATTTCGCCCAACCACGGCAAGCTTCTCAATTTGCTGGTAAGGATGAACAAGGCACGCTCCATTCTGGAGATTGGCACGCTGGCCGGTTACAGCACCATCTGGATGGCGCGGGGACTACCTGCCGATGGCCGGCTGATCACGCTGGAGTTCGAGCCGAAGCATGCTGCGGTTGCCCGCGCCAATATGGCGCGCGCTGGCCTGGCCGATCGCGTCGAGGTGCGCGTAGGGGCTGCGCTGAAGACGCTGCCGCTCCTCGCTGCGGAACGACTCGGCCCCTTTGACCTGATCTTCATCGACGCGGACAAAGGAAACTACCCAGGTTACTTTGAGTGGGCGATGAAGCTTGCCCGCAAAGGCAGCCTGATTGTGGCCGACAATGCTGTGCAGGAAGGACGAATTGCCGACGCATCCTGCGAGGACAGCAACGTCAAGGGAATTCGCAGATTCATCGAACTGCTTTCCGCCGAGCCGCGGGTGAGTGCGACGATCCTCCAGACCGTAGGCAGCCATGGATACGACGGACTCGCCATCGGACTGGTCACGAGCGATTAG